The Salvelinus namaycush isolate Seneca chromosome 11, SaNama_1.0, whole genome shotgun sequence DNA window AAAAAGCATACATTACACGATAAAAAAGTGCTTCTATAAATAAGTATTAAAAATATACAGAGAACATAATTGTTAGTATACCAACACACTTCTACTTTACAGCACATTACAGTCACTGCTCTAAATTCAAACATGTCATTGGTAGCACTGGTGCTCCCAACTTTAAAACGTTAGaagcaccatttttttttttaagagcaTATAGCCTATATTAATTCTATTTACTTCTGAAGCACATGTTGTGCCCTAGAAACGAATATGTTATGCTGTAAATACATTGGTTTATTATAAAAAGCTAAAATGTTGATACAAATACCGGTCATGTGGGGAATATAAGGTTTCTACATGATGTAAAAGCACTATTTTCTTATTGAGATGCATTACATTGAAAATGGTACAGTGTCTCTTTAAGAGCGTCAAGTTTGTGATGACTACATGCAAGAGATCTGACATTCATGGTTTTGACTAGAAAGGAGTACGGCCATTACCGGAAGTGActttttcatagcaggttagTAGAACTTATGCAGCAAGTTAGGATAACTAACGTGGTTGATTACGATACTTAGGTTAAGGGTATAAAATGGCTAGGGTTAGCTCAAATGCTCTCTTAACCTGCTACGTAAAGTCACTCTAGTCACAACCGTCATTCACTCATTGCTATGATCAGAGTTTCTAAACTCAGAGAGGCACAACATTATGATACTTCCATGAACGCTTCGCAAAGCCGACTCAACAAACCAGACTGGGGTTTGGGAAATCAATGAGAAGTGGAAAATTATATcttagttgttcattttctcGATTTTCAAtctagattcgagccaatgttTTAAGTAGCTGAACATGTCATAACCTTGttaaagtgacaaactgacacgttttcatttatatcgaaggagtgccATTGATTTTGCCGGAATGCAAATGCGCAGTTCAGTGCGACACGACAGTTCGACCCAATGACGTGTTTCTGCACATGAGTTTAGCCAACTAACTTTGCCAGGACATCGCATAACTACATGCGTGAtctgggatttctattggagaagcagtttctagGCATCTTCATACTAAACCATCTTTACTAGAATCACTGATCTCCTGAAGAAGCTatcccttttcctttctttctgtgctCCAAAATTAAAACTGCAGTCGCACAGCTAAATATTTTGTTGCATATGCGACCAAATTGGTCGCACTTTAGAGCCCACTATATTATGGGAACACCCTTACGTTTTGGTAATTTACTTCACCTATATCATCTAATTTTAAAATCTACATATTAGTCACACTTGTTAGGGAAGGTACAACGTGCAAGTATTTCtgaactgaacaaaaataaatataaagTTAATTTAATGTCCGTCCGGGTCAATTCACCTCAATACAGCTCTATATTTATAAACGTTTAGTGCAGGGCTCATAAATAATAGTACTTTACTCCGAATTGTCATTTTTTCATAACAAACATTAAACAATGATTCACGTTGTCAACAAACAGCTACCTTGAAGAATGTTAAAGTACAGAAAAAGAACAGCTTGGCTTGGCCAGAcgcccccaccccccacacacacacagacacacacacacggtgtaaCCAGGGTCAGTCAGAGTTATCAGGCGTCGTTATTGTTGTGCTCTATGTAGGTCACCATGTTGGACACCAGTCTCTCTAGCTGCGTTGCCCTCAGCTGGCCTGTCTCCAGGACCTCCTTGTGGTTGGCCTTCTCCTGGCTGTCGTAGTCCATCACAGCCTGGTTGGTGATCAGGGACAGGGCGAACACACGCATCCCACAGTGACGCGCTACAATCACCTCGTGCACCGTACTCATGCCTAGAATAACAAGAAAGGGGAGAACAAAAGCAATGCACTAACTGACAATGTAATTCAAAAGTTGCATTCTTCATAATTCTGCATGAAATGCTGCAAGAGCAAACTACAAGAACAACGGAGTGCTTGCAAAAGTATTGTTATGGcagtggaagaagtttagaagTTTAAATTGTTGCTAGAGTAGAAGATGATTGTAGTAGTGCTGAGGTGTTGTGATAGCTGCTCCAGGACTCACCCACAGCGTCAGCCCCCAGTCTGTTCATCATACGACACTCAGCGATGGTTTCGAATGAGGGCCCGCCCAGGACGCAGTAAACTCCCTCTCTCAGGAAGTCACCAAAGCCAAGCTCCGCCCCCACACCTTGTGCCAGCTGCAGAAGTTCCCTGTCGTACGCatcagacatggaggggaaccGAACCCCGAACCTAGGAGGAGAAGGTGGTAACTTAACCAAACCCGTTTTCAGTCCCTGATAAACCAGTCGTGGAAAAAGGATGCATGCCCCAAAAACATTGCCTAGTAATTACATTTGCTTAATTCAAGTAAAACAGGTATTTTTTGGGCGTCGGCACCCTTTGTAATTTGCATTCCGTAATCACTCTATTGTACATCCCTAACCGTTCCCTATATACATAACCACACACCTCTCATCATTGGGTCCTGCCAGTGGGTTGTTCCCAGCGAACCCAGGCATGTTGATGTGGTCTTTGATGATCATGATGTCCCCAACCTTGTAGTCCTGATTGAGACCTCCAGCTGCATTGGTCAGGATGACAGTCTCCACACCCAGCAGCTTGAAAATCCGCATGGGCATTGTGACCTGCAATATTTGGTAATTTAAATTGTAATTGTTTATtacgtttttttaaattatttttttacaCATGAAGATTAGCTGACCCCGTGGCATCAGCTAATCATCAAAGACCACCTCTCTTACTTTCTTTTGTTTGCTGAAGTGCAAAGGCCTACCTGAACTCTTGTCTTCGCATTGTATTTCACAGCCAGCTATACTGTGAAATACGATGCGAAGACAAGAGTTCAGGTAGGCCTCTGCACTTCAGCAAACAAAAGAAAGTAAGAGAGGTGCTCAAAAAGAATGACAGGAATCCAATACTAGGGcttaaataacacacaaaaacactCAAAAAACAGGCAGtgatacatacagtgccttcagaaagtattcagacaccttgacttattcaacattttgttgtgatacagcctgaattaaaatggGTGGGGAAGAAAaagtctcacccatctacacacaataaacccataatgacaaagtgaagacatattttagatttttttttgcaaatttgtcaaatgaaatattttatttacataagtattcacacctttggcagtgaataGTTTGGcagtggccaggcacgactccaacaccttcattaagtttgcagacgacacaacagtgttaggcctgatcaccgacaacgatcagacagcctatagggaggaggtcagagacctggcagtgtggtgccagaacaacaacctctccctcaacatgatcaagacaaaggagatgattatggactacagaaaaaggaggacagAGTACGCTCCCTTTctcatcgacgggactgtagtggagcaggttgagagcttcaagcggtaccggagcgccaagtctatgtccgaaaggcttcttaacagcttctacctccaagccagaagactgctgaacagctaatcaaatggctacctggacaatTTCATTGACCCCACCCCCCATTTTTACactgctactactctctgtttaatatctatgcatagtcactttacctctacgtacatgtacatattacctcaattacctcgactaacctatacagacgcacattgactctgtaccagtaccccctgcatatagcctcactactgtttattgttgctccttaattgttatttttcatttttttccttattttatttatttttcttatttattttttacttcagtttattttagtaaattctttaaaacttttttattaaaactgctatgttggttaaggacttgtaagtaagcattttactgtaaggtctacacctgttgtattcggtgcatgtaacaaataaaatgtgatttgattacagcagtgagtctttctgggtaaatctctaagtgctttgcacacctggattgtacaacatttgcaagccgatttaagtcaaaactgtaactaggccactcaggacacttcaatgtcatcttggtaagtaaCTACAGTGtattggtaggtaggtaggtctctctctctctctatatatatatatatatatataaacatcaACAAACCTTATGGATGGGGTATCCCTCATAGAGATGGAATCTTCCCTGCATACAAACACATGCTTTCCCTTTCAGCATGCCAAACACCAACCTGCCAGCGTGACCATGCACTGGAACACACAAAAACCAGTTagatcagtacacacacactgtgtattAGAGATAAGTATACATGCATAACACGCATACAAAACTACACACCTGTGCTCTGGGGAAAGTTAGGAATGTCGCTGTATTTAAATGCAATCTGATCTTTTAGCATTTCTGCCAAGCCTCCCAAGCCTGAGCCACAAACTATCCCCACCAGGGGGCGCATCTCTGTCCGGGACAGGAGCCATTCAGCTGTAGCGCTGCACTCCTCAAAGCTgcacctgagagacagagagagacagagacagagagagagagagagagagacagagacagagagagagagagagagagag harbors:
- the LOC120056160 gene encoding purine nucleoside phosphorylase-like yields the protein MYPESTVGCSFEECSATAEWLLSRTEMRPLVGIVCGSGLGGLAEMLKDQIAFKYSDIPNFPQSTVHGHAGRLVFGMLKGKACVCMQGRFHLYEGYPIHKVTMPMRIFKLLGVETVILTNAAGGLNQDYKVGDIMIIKDHINMPGFAGNNPLAGPNDERFGVRFPSMSDAYDRELLQLAQGVGAELGFGDFLREGVYCVLGGPSFETIAECRMMNRLGADAVGMSTVHEVIVARHCGMRVFALSLITNQAVMDYDSQEKANHKEVLETGQLRATQLERLVSNMVTYIEHNNNDA